A genomic segment from Mucilaginibacter terrenus encodes:
- a CDS encoding glutaminyl-peptide cyclotransferase → MNKRLLYLLAIALFAAGCNGCKSNKSEEGQDITITPEAGTTYKAGDAVNISVKYPAEVKPDSVVYLMDDKRIGSVKDSSAVQLKTDTLVLGARVITAKVYQSGKSQDVTTNIVLLAAKAPEELAFTVEKVFPHDTSSYTEGLLYQDGVLYESDGGRVAEGSGQSSLRKVDLATGKVLKKVDIDPTIFAEGIAIVGDKIIQLTYTERKGFVYNKNTFALENTFTNNVGIEGWGLCFDGQKLYMDDKTNRIFFLDKDDYHQTGFIDVYDDKGPINQVNELEYIDGKLYANVYETDEIIVIDPKTGAVLQRAGMVSLYPNRNPGADYFNGIAYDKATGRIFVTGKKWDKLFQVKFTKR, encoded by the coding sequence ATGAATAAGCGACTACTCTATTTACTGGCCATAGCCCTGTTTGCTGCTGGCTGCAATGGCTGCAAAAGCAACAAAAGCGAAGAAGGCCAGGATATAACCATCACCCCCGAAGCGGGAACTACTTACAAGGCAGGAGATGCGGTAAACATCAGCGTAAAATACCCTGCTGAGGTAAAACCCGATTCTGTTGTATACTTAATGGACGACAAGCGCATTGGCAGTGTCAAGGATTCATCTGCAGTGCAGCTTAAAACAGATACCCTGGTGCTGGGGGCGCGCGTAATTACCGCCAAGGTTTACCAGTCAGGCAAAAGCCAGGATGTAACAACCAATATCGTATTGCTGGCGGCAAAAGCACCTGAAGAGCTGGCCTTTACAGTAGAAAAGGTTTTTCCGCATGATACATCATCTTACACCGAAGGTTTACTTTACCAGGATGGTGTGCTTTATGAAAGCGATGGCGGCCGTGTGGCTGAAGGCAGTGGTCAGTCCAGCTTGAGGAAGGTTGACCTTGCTACCGGAAAAGTATTGAAGAAAGTGGATATCGACCCCACCATCTTTGCGGAAGGGATTGCTATTGTAGGTGATAAAATTATTCAGCTTACGTACACCGAACGAAAAGGATTTGTTTACAACAAGAACACCTTTGCGCTGGAAAACACCTTCACCAACAACGTAGGTATAGAAGGATGGGGCTTGTGCTTTGATGGGCAAAAGCTGTATATGGATGATAAGACCAACCGTATCTTCTTTTTAGATAAAGATGATTATCATCAGACAGGGTTTATTGACGTTTACGACGACAAAGGTCCGATTAACCAGGTGAACGAGCTGGAATATATAGACGGCAAGCTATACGCTAATGTATACGAAACAGACGAAATTATTGTAATAGATCCTAAAACCGGGGCGGTTTTACAGCGTGCAGGTATGGTAAGCCTTTATCCAAACCGTAACCCGGGCGCCGACTACTTTAATGGCATAGCTTATGACAAAGCAACCGGCCGCATCTTCGTCACCGGTAAAAAATGGGATAAGCTGTTCCAGGTAAAATTTACTAAGAGATAG
- a CDS encoding GIY-YIG nuclease family protein — MVFQRGGHVYILANKYNSVLYIGVTSELISRVWQHKNKSNPGSFTSKYNCNKLVYYAGFNHIEEAIAEEKRLKGSNREYKRRLISEFNSEWKDLYQGLIDE, encoded by the coding sequence ATGGTTTTTCAACGCGGAGGTCACGTTTATATATTAGCTAATAAATACAATTCGGTGCTGTATATTGGTGTCACTTCAGAACTTATCAGCCGAGTATGGCAGCACAAGAACAAGTCAAATCCCGGTAGTTTTACATCAAAGTACAATTGTAATAAGTTAGTTTACTATGCAGGCTTTAACCACATAGAAGAAGCGATTGCCGAAGAAAAGCGACTAAAAGGGAGTAACCGCGAGTACAAGCGAAGGCTCATATCTGAATTCAATTCCGAGTGGAAAGATCTTTATCAGGGCTTAATTGATGAGTAA
- the dnaG gene encoding DNA primase, giving the protein MITKPTIDRIMEATDIVEVIGEFVQLKKRGANYVGLSPFANERTPSFTVSPAKGIFKDFSSGKGGSAVTFLMELEKFTYPEALKWLAKKYGIEVEETVENKEDREEDNRRESLMIVSGYAAKFFHESLLDTEEGQNIGLSYFKERGFTNETIRKFELGYSPDQWEAFSAQAVKEGYQEEFLVESGLSVKRDNGSLYDRYRGRVMFPIHSFTGRVIAFGGRTLKTDKNVPKYVNSPESEIYHKSNILYGLYFAKKAIREQDNCYLVEGYADVLSVHQAGIENVVASSGTSLTVEQVKLISRFTKNITILYDGDAAGIKASLRGLDLILEEGLNVKVVLFPDGHDPDSYVRKMGTAAFKKHIDEKKKDFILFKTDILLKEAGNDPIKKADIIRDVVESIAKIPDSIKASVFIKECSHIMQIDERALLSELNKMRLAKAKKGEQQQQPRPVPDEPQFFDEPQEKKIKESDTQEKEIVRLLLLYGNRMIDWDGIANTYIGPFMIAELSDVEFDQPACKQFVDIYREELEKGVLPEEQQFIHYPDKEIVDLVVTSIATKYMLSENWYEMHKILVTDETANMKATILGAIFHLKKHKVAKILENLRGELQKATSDADQDILLNQYMHMKKVEKHISDYLGSVILK; this is encoded by the coding sequence ATGATAACGAAGCCCACCATAGACCGTATAATGGAAGCCACAGATATTGTGGAGGTGATAGGCGAGTTTGTACAGTTAAAAAAACGTGGTGCTAATTACGTAGGCCTGTCACCCTTCGCCAATGAACGGACGCCATCGTTCACGGTATCACCGGCTAAGGGTATCTTCAAAGATTTTTCATCGGGTAAAGGCGGCAGTGCTGTTACCTTTCTGATGGAGCTGGAAAAGTTTACCTATCCCGAAGCGCTCAAATGGCTGGCAAAAAAATACGGGATTGAAGTAGAAGAGACTGTAGAGAACAAGGAGGACCGCGAAGAAGATAACCGCCGCGAGAGCCTCATGATCGTGTCCGGCTATGCCGCTAAGTTCTTTCACGAGAGTTTACTGGATACCGAAGAGGGGCAGAACATTGGCCTTAGTTATTTTAAAGAACGTGGGTTCACCAACGAGACCATCAGGAAGTTTGAACTGGGTTACTCGCCGGATCAGTGGGAAGCGTTCAGCGCTCAGGCTGTTAAAGAAGGCTACCAGGAAGAGTTTTTAGTGGAAAGCGGGCTATCTGTAAAGCGCGACAACGGTAGCCTGTACGACCGTTATCGCGGCCGGGTAATGTTTCCTATACATAGCTTTACAGGGCGCGTTATTGCGTTTGGCGGCCGTACACTCAAGACAGACAAGAACGTACCTAAATACGTTAACTCGCCAGAGTCGGAAATTTACCATAAATCAAACATTTTATACGGGCTATACTTTGCAAAGAAAGCCATTAGGGAGCAGGATAACTGCTACCTGGTAGAAGGTTATGCTGATGTATTATCGGTACACCAGGCCGGTATAGAGAACGTGGTAGCCTCGTCTGGCACCTCGCTTACTGTTGAACAGGTAAAGCTGATCAGCAGGTTTACCAAGAACATCACTATCCTTTATGACGGCGACGCGGCGGGTATCAAGGCTTCCCTGCGCGGGCTAGATCTGATTTTGGAAGAAGGCCTCAACGTAAAGGTGGTATTGTTTCCTGATGGGCACGATCCCGATTCCTATGTGCGGAAGATGGGGACGGCGGCTTTTAAAAAGCACATCGACGAAAAGAAGAAAGACTTTATACTCTTCAAGACCGATATCCTGCTTAAGGAAGCCGGTAATGACCCTATAAAAAAGGCCGACATCATCCGTGATGTGGTGGAAAGTATTGCCAAGATACCTGATTCTATCAAAGCATCTGTATTCATTAAAGAATGCAGCCATATTATGCAGATAGATGAGCGCGCGTTGTTGTCTGAACTGAACAAGATGCGGCTGGCGAAGGCTAAAAAAGGGGAGCAGCAACAGCAGCCGCGCCCGGTACCGGACGAGCCCCAGTTTTTTGACGAACCGCAGGAAAAGAAGATAAAGGAAAGCGACACGCAGGAAAAAGAGATTGTTCGTTTGCTGCTGTTGTATGGTAACCGGATGATAGATTGGGATGGCATTGCAAATACCTACATAGGGCCGTTCATGATAGCGGAGCTAAGCGATGTAGAGTTTGACCAACCGGCCTGCAAGCAGTTTGTCGATATATACCGGGAAGAGCTGGAGAAGGGCGTGCTGCCTGAAGAGCAGCAATTTATACATTATCCGGATAAGGAAATTGTGGACCTTGTGGTGACCTCTATTGCCACTAAATACATGCTGAGCGAGAACTGGTATGAGATGCACAAAATATTAGTGACTGACGAGACGGCTAATATGAAGGCTACGATCCTGGGCGCTATATTTCACCTTAAAAAGCATAAGGTCGCTAAAATATTGGAAAACTTGCGTGGCGAACTGCAGAAAGCTACCAGCGATGCTGACCAGGACATACTGCTGAACCAGTACATGCACATGAAAAAGGTAGAAAAGCACATATCCGATTACCTGGGCTCTGTTATCCTAAAATAA
- a CDS encoding YraN family protein, which translates to MATHNDLGRRGEALAKAHLEASGYEIMDENWTFGKAEVDLIAYKDRNIIFVEVKARSGTGFGQPEDFVDARKQRLLVEAADEYIYLMNHQGEVRFDIISVLFDRNNNYKLKHIEDAFWPSAI; encoded by the coding sequence ATGGCTACCCACAACGACCTTGGCCGCAGGGGAGAAGCCCTTGCCAAAGCACACCTGGAAGCTTCTGGCTACGAGATAATGGATGAGAACTGGACCTTTGGCAAAGCTGAAGTCGATCTAATAGCTTACAAAGACCGTAACATTATTTTTGTTGAAGTAAAAGCCCGCAGCGGTACCGGCTTTGGCCAACCGGAAGATTTTGTCGACGCACGCAAGCAGCGACTGCTTGTAGAAGCTGCCGACGAGTACATTTACCTCATGAACCACCAGGGCGAAGTGCGGTTTGATATAATATCCGTACTTTTCGACCGTAATAACAACTATAAACTTAAACACATTGAAGATGCCTTTTGGCCATCTGCTATATGA
- a CDS encoding DMT family transporter translates to MNPKLSLVIGILCISFSPIFVKLAGVSPVGLAFYRVFFAWICLVPYCIIKNKLKIERKQLIIAVLAGIVFASDIAVWNISLLKISATVSTLLANLAPVWVGLLSFLILRKRSGLMFWMGTFVAIAGMVVLVGYNHILHLEFNIGIVLALLASFFYATYIMITKNIMGGIDVFTFMFYSMLSSGITLLIISAFLGNDLVHFSLKVWLCFVGMGIICQLIGWLTINYSLRYLESTKVAIALLSQTVFTGLLAGGLLNEHLSANEIIGSIIVLIGIGITFIKQRTLSA, encoded by the coding sequence ATGAACCCAAAGCTCAGCCTTGTAATTGGCATTCTGTGTATATCTTTCTCGCCCATCTTTGTAAAGTTGGCAGGTGTATCGCCCGTCGGACTGGCATTTTACAGGGTGTTTTTTGCATGGATATGCCTGGTGCCTTATTGCATCATCAAAAACAAGCTCAAGATAGAACGGAAGCAGCTAATAATAGCGGTACTTGCCGGGATAGTATTCGCGTCAGACATTGCAGTGTGGAACATCTCGCTGCTAAAGATCAGCGCAACCGTATCTACTTTGCTGGCTAACCTTGCGCCTGTTTGGGTTGGCCTGCTGAGTTTTCTCATCTTGCGCAAGCGCTCGGGCTTAATGTTCTGGATGGGTACCTTCGTAGCAATTGCGGGTATGGTAGTGCTGGTTGGTTACAATCATATACTTCACCTTGAGTTTAATATCGGTATTGTGCTTGCCCTGCTGGCCAGTTTTTTTTATGCCACTTATATCATGATCACCAAGAATATAATGGGAGGCATAGATGTGTTTACTTTTATGTTTTACAGCATGCTGAGCTCAGGTATTACCCTGCTCATCATCAGCGCATTTTTAGGTAACGATCTGGTTCATTTCTCACTTAAAGTATGGTTGTGTTTTGTGGGTATGGGAATCATTTGCCAGTTAATTGGCTGGCTCACCATAAATTACTCGTTAAGATATCTCGAGTCTACCAAGGTGGCTATTGCATTGTTGAGCCAAACCGTTTTTACCGGCTTACTGGCAGGTGGCTTGCTCAACGAGCATTTGTCGGCTAACGAGATTATCGGCAGCATCATTGTACTGATTGGAATTGGGATTACGTTTATTAAGCAGCGCACGCTATCTGCGTAA
- a CDS encoding CPBP family intramembrane glutamic endopeptidase gives MKSAINKYPVAAFVVLTFAISYLVGLPLKLYVLNKALEGSEIGLNYLSKIFVVFAPALAAVIVTSADNENGELRALLKKVLPDTEHIIWWLALLSGGFVVTMISFIIAGSSFPSIIVLITASSPLLLVLHLLGAVLLIGIGEELGWRGWLLPRLIKDSTPAKATLIVFAIWAIWHLPVLLSGYRVVIPFLMACLALSIILTRFWHHVNGNVFVLAVAHAAVNFPEAFFEGRLGTGQEHDILNAWTAASAIYLLMAIAVIIYDPKWWINPYKPAPKEIEIPMEDRPGLDL, from the coding sequence GTGAAGTCCGCTATAAATAAGTATCCTGTAGCCGCATTTGTTGTGCTCACCTTTGCTATAAGCTACCTTGTTGGGTTGCCGCTGAAGCTCTATGTACTGAACAAAGCACTGGAAGGATCAGAAATCGGGTTAAATTACCTTTCCAAAATATTCGTAGTATTCGCACCTGCACTTGCAGCTGTAATTGTAACCAGCGCTGATAATGAAAACGGTGAGCTTAGGGCCTTGCTAAAGAAAGTTTTGCCCGATACTGAGCACATTATTTGGTGGCTGGCGCTCCTATCCGGCGGCTTTGTTGTAACAATGATTTCGTTTATCATCGCAGGTTCCAGCTTCCCGAGTATCATAGTACTGATAACCGCCAGCAGCCCGTTGTTACTGGTACTGCATCTGTTAGGCGCAGTACTCTTGATAGGCATTGGCGAAGAGCTTGGCTGGCGCGGATGGCTGTTACCCCGCTTAATTAAGGACAGCACACCCGCAAAAGCAACGCTGATTGTTTTTGCTATTTGGGCAATATGGCATTTACCTGTATTATTATCAGGGTACCGCGTTGTTATTCCTTTCCTAATGGCGTGCCTGGCATTATCAATAATTCTTACACGTTTTTGGCATCATGTAAATGGTAACGTGTTTGTTTTAGCCGTTGCACACGCAGCAGTTAACTTTCCCGAAGCTTTTTTTGAAGGCAGGCTAGGAACAGGACAGGAGCACGACATACTAAACGCATGGACTGCTGCCAGCGCGATATACTTGCTTATGGCAATAGCTGTAATCATCTATGACCCTAAATGGTGGATCAATCCTTATAAACCTGCTCCTAAAGAAATAGAGATCCCGATGGAAGACCGCCCGGGACTGGACCTGTGA
- the asnS gene encoding asparagine--tRNA ligase: MSQRTKIKALLQSQETGIDVTVKGWVRAFRSNRFIALNDGSTNSNLQVVVDFEKEDPAVLKRITVGAAVAITGKLVPSLGQGQSVEVTAETIEILGDSDPEKYPLQPKKHSLEFLREIAHLRFRTSTFGAIFRVRNTLAFAVHQFFQEKGFVYLHTPVITASDAEGAGETFHVTNFDLGKVPLKSEKFEAAKELYFNKLITFVKEHNLLNEYKEIDSILKALNPEMLGLEVSKIDFKGLIVADEHTLDILADNFELVRLSPLIKKFYLSVKRNGFWGVPNAKDGVYLPNWLLESVNKNISKYKLTREYTLSDYPHLGFCFYNIRFVRKELRVSKSSHVDYTQDFFGRATNLTVSGQLEGELGAMALSDIYTFGPTFRAENSNTTRHLAEFWMIEPEMAFYDLHDNMDLAEGLLKYVIKVALEKNSEDLEFLNQRLADEEKQKPQNERSELSLLDKLQFCLDNDFERLTYTEAIEILRESTPNKKKKFQYRVEGWGTDLQSEHERYLVEKHFKKPVILTDYPKEIKAFYMRQNEPDAQGRETVRAMDILFPGIGEIVGGSQREERLDRLEKRMDEMGIPKEELWWYLDTRRFGACPHAGFGLGFERLVLFVTGMGNIRDVIPFPRFPKNAEF, encoded by the coding sequence ATGAGCCAACGCACAAAAATTAAAGCACTACTGCAAAGCCAGGAAACCGGCATTGATGTAACCGTAAAAGGATGGGTAAGAGCATTCCGCTCCAATCGTTTTATTGCTTTAAATGATGGCTCTACCAATAGCAACTTACAGGTTGTTGTTGATTTTGAGAAAGAAGACCCTGCTGTACTTAAGCGCATTACTGTTGGTGCTGCTGTGGCTATAACCGGTAAACTGGTACCATCATTAGGCCAGGGCCAAAGTGTGGAAGTTACTGCCGAAACAATAGAAATACTGGGCGACAGCGATCCTGAAAAATATCCGCTTCAGCCTAAAAAACATAGCCTGGAGTTCCTGCGCGAGATTGCGCACCTGCGTTTCCGCACCAGCACCTTTGGGGCAATATTCCGTGTACGCAACACACTGGCCTTTGCCGTTCACCAATTCTTCCAGGAAAAAGGATTTGTATACCTGCATACGCCTGTAATTACAGCATCTGATGCTGAAGGTGCGGGCGAGACATTCCATGTAACCAACTTTGACCTTGGCAAGGTACCATTGAAAAGTGAAAAATTTGAAGCTGCTAAAGAATTATATTTTAACAAGCTAATCACCTTTGTTAAGGAGCATAATCTACTTAACGAATACAAGGAAATTGATTCTATACTTAAAGCGCTTAATCCTGAAATGTTAGGCTTAGAAGTGTCAAAAATAGACTTTAAAGGTTTGATAGTAGCTGATGAACACACTCTAGATATCTTAGCGGATAACTTTGAATTGGTTAGACTCTCTCCGTTGATTAAGAAATTTTACTTAAGTGTAAAAAGAAACGGTTTTTGGGGAGTGCCTAATGCAAAAGATGGGGTCTATCTTCCCAATTGGCTATTGGAGAGCGTTAATAAAAATATATCCAAATACAAATTAACAAGAGAATATACATTATCCGACTACCCGCATTTAGGATTTTGCTTTTATAACATAAGATTTGTTAGGAAAGAATTGAGAGTATCCAAATCCAGTCACGTCGATTACACACAGGACTTTTTTGGGCGTGCTACCAACCTTACTGTATCCGGACAGTTGGAAGGCGAGCTTGGCGCTATGGCACTAAGCGATATTTATACATTCGGACCAACCTTCCGTGCGGAAAACTCCAATACTACACGCCACCTTGCAGAATTTTGGATGATAGAGCCGGAAATGGCTTTTTACGACCTGCACGACAACATGGACCTTGCAGAAGGTTTACTAAAGTACGTTATTAAGGTTGCCCTGGAAAAGAACAGCGAGGACCTGGAGTTCCTGAACCAGCGCCTTGCTGATGAAGAGAAACAAAAGCCGCAAAATGAGCGCTCGGAACTGAGCCTGCTTGATAAACTGCAGTTTTGCTTGGATAACGATTTTGAGCGCCTTACCTATACAGAGGCCATTGAGATATTGCGCGAGTCGACGCCTAACAAGAAAAAGAAGTTCCAGTACCGGGTGGAGGGTTGGGGTACCGATCTACAGTCGGAACATGAGCGCTACCTGGTAGAGAAGCATTTTAAAAAGCCGGTTATCCTTACCGATTATCCGAAAGAAATTAAAGCATTTTACATGCGCCAGAACGAGCCGGATGCACAAGGCCGTGAGACCGTACGTGCTATGGACATATTGTTCCCTGGAATTGGTGAGATAGTGGGCGGATCGCAACGTGAGGAGCGACTGGACCGTTTAGAAAAACGTATGGATGAAATGGGCATACCTAAAGAGGAGCTTTGGTGGTACCTGGACACCCGCCGGTTTGGCGCTTGTCCGCATGCAGGCTTTGGTTTAGGGTTTGAGCGTTTGGTACTATTTGTTACCGGCATGGGTAACATACGCGATGTAATACCTTTCCCAAGGTTCCCGAAGAACGCGGAGTTTTAA